Proteins from one Choloepus didactylus isolate mChoDid1 chromosome 4, mChoDid1.pri, whole genome shotgun sequence genomic window:
- the PRMT5 gene encoding protein arginine N-methyltransferase 5 isoform X2, which produces MPVFHPRFKREFTQEPAKNRPGPQTRSDLLLSGRDWNTLIVGKLSPWIRPDSKVEKIRRNSEAAMLQELNFGAYLGLPAFLLPLNQDDNTNLARVLTNHIHTGHHSSMFWMRVPLVAPEDLRDDIIENVPTAHTEDYSGEEKTWMWWHNFRTLCDYSKRIAVALEIGADLPSNHVIDRWLGEPIKAAILPTSIFLTNKKGFPVLSKMHQRLIFRLLKLEVQFIITGTNHHSEKEFCSYLQYLEYLSQNRPPPNAYELFAKGYEDYLQSPLQPLMDNLESQTYEVFEKDHIKYSQYQQAIYKCLLDRVPEEEKDTNVQVLMVLGAGRGPLVNASLRAAKQADRRIKLYAVEKNPNAVVTLENWQFEEWGSQVTVVSSDMREWVAPEKADIIVSELLGSFADNELSPECLDGAQHFLKDDGVSIPGEYTSFLAPISSSKLYNEVRACREKDRDPEAQFEMPYVVRLHNFHQLSAPQPCFTFSHPNRDPMVDNNRYCTLQFPVEVNTVLHGFAGYFETVLYQDITLSIRPETHSPGMFSWFPILFPIKQPITVREGQTICLRFWRCSNSKKVWYEWAVTAPVCSAIHNPTGRSYTIGL; this is translated from the exons ATGCCTGTCTTCCACCCGCGTTTCAAGAGGGAGTTCACTCAGGAACCTGCTAAGAATCGGCCTGGCCCCCAGACACGATCTGACCTACTGCTGTCGGGAAGGG ACTGGAATACTCTAATTGTGGGAAAGCTTTCTCCATGGATTCGTCCAGACTCAAAAGTGGAGAAAATCCGCAGGAATTCGGAGGCG GCCATGTTACAGGAGCTGAATTTTGGGGCATATCTGGGTCTTCCAGCTTTCCTGTTGCCTCTCAATCAGGATGATAACACTAACCTGGCCAGAGTTTTGACCAACCATATCCACACTGGTCACCACTCCTCCATG TTCTGGATGCGAGTACCCTTGGTGGCACCGGAGGACCTGCGGGATGATATAATCGAGAATGTACCAACTGCACACACAGAGGACTACAGTGGGGAAGAGAAGACATGGATGTG GTGGCACAACTTCCGGACCTTGTGTGACTATAGTAAGAGGATTGCAGTGG CTCTTGAAATTGGGGCTGATCTCCCATCTAATCATGTCATTGATCGTTGGCTTGGGGAGCCCATCAAAGCAGCCATTCTCCCCACCAGCATTTTCCTGACTAATAAGAAGGGATTTCCCGTTCTTTCTAAGATGCACCAGAGGCTGATCTTCCGACTCCTCAAG CTGGAAGTACAGTTCATCATCACAGGCACCAACCACCACTCAGAGAAGGAGTTCTGTTCCTACCTCCAGTACTTGGAATACTTGAGCCAGAACCGTCCTCCACCCAATGCCTATGAGCTCTTTGCCAAGGGCTATGAAGACTATCTGCAGTCCCCACTCCAG CCACTGATGGACAATCTGGAATCTCAGACATATGAAGTTTTTGAAAAAGACCACATCAAATATTCTCAGTACCAGCAG GCCATCTATAAATGTCTGCTGGACCGGGtgccagaagaagagaaagatacCAATGTCCA GGTGCTGATGGTGCTGGGAGCAGGCCGGGGCCCTCTGGTGAATGCTTCCCTGCGGGCAGCCAAGCAGGCTGACCGGCGGATAAAGCTGTATGCTGTGGAGAAAAACCCAAATGCCGTGGTGAC GCTAGAGAACTGGCAGTTTGAAGAATGGGGAAGTCAGGTGACAGTAGTCTCATCGGACATGCGGGAATGGGTGGCTCCAGAGAAAGCAGACATCATTGTCAGTGAACTTCTGGGTTCCTTTGCTGACAATGAACTGTCACCTGAGTGCCTGGATGGAGCCCAGCATTTCCTAAAAG ATGATGGTGTGAGCATCCCTGGGGAGTACACCTCCTTCCTGGCTCCCATCTCTTCCTCTAAGCTGTACAATGAGGTCCGAGCCTGTCGGGAAAAGGACCGTGACCCTGAG GCCCAGTTTGAGATGCCCTATGTGGTGCGGCTGCACAACTTCCACCAGCTCTCTGCGCCCCAGCCCTGTTTCACTTTCAGCCATCCTAACAGAG ATCCTATGGTTGATAACAACCGCTACTGCACCTTGCAGTTTCCTGTGGAGGTGAACACAGTACTGCATGGCTTTGCAGGCTACTTTGAGACTGTGCTTTATCAGGACATCACTCTGA GTATCCGTCCAGAGACTCACTCTCCTGGGATGTTCTCTTGGTTTCCCATTCTCTTCCCCATTAAG CAGCCCATTACGGTGCGTGAAGGTCAGACCATCTGTTTGCGTTTCTGGCGATGCAGCAATTCCAAGAAGGTGTGGTATGAGTGGGCTGTGACAGCGCCAGTCTGTTCAGCTATCCACAACCCCACAGGCCGCTCATACACCATTGGCCTCTAG
- the PRMT5 gene encoding protein arginine N-methyltransferase 5 isoform X1, producing MAAMAVGGSGGSRVSSGRDLNCVPEIADTLGAVAKQGFDFLCMPVFHPRFKREFTQEPAKNRPGPQTRSDLLLSGRDWNTLIVGKLSPWIRPDSKVEKIRRNSEAAMLQELNFGAYLGLPAFLLPLNQDDNTNLARVLTNHIHTGHHSSMFWMRVPLVAPEDLRDDIIENVPTAHTEDYSGEEKTWMWWHNFRTLCDYSKRIAVALEIGADLPSNHVIDRWLGEPIKAAILPTSIFLTNKKGFPVLSKMHQRLIFRLLKLEVQFIITGTNHHSEKEFCSYLQYLEYLSQNRPPPNAYELFAKGYEDYLQSPLQPLMDNLESQTYEVFEKDHIKYSQYQQAIYKCLLDRVPEEEKDTNVQVLMVLGAGRGPLVNASLRAAKQADRRIKLYAVEKNPNAVVTLENWQFEEWGSQVTVVSSDMREWVAPEKADIIVSELLGSFADNELSPECLDGAQHFLKDDGVSIPGEYTSFLAPISSSKLYNEVRACREKDRDPEAQFEMPYVVRLHNFHQLSAPQPCFTFSHPNRDPMVDNNRYCTLQFPVEVNTVLHGFAGYFETVLYQDITLSIRPETHSPGMFSWFPILFPIKQPITVREGQTICLRFWRCSNSKKVWYEWAVTAPVCSAIHNPTGRSYTIGL from the exons ATGGCGGCGATGGCGGTCGGAGGTTCCGGTGGGAGCCGCGTGTCCAGCGGGAGGGACCTGAACTGCGTCCCCGAAATAGCTGATACGTTGGGGGCTGTGGCCAAGCAGGG GTTTGATTTCCTCTGCATGCCTGTCTTCCACCCGCGTTTCAAGAGGGAGTTCACTCAGGAACCTGCTAAGAATCGGCCTGGCCCCCAGACACGATCTGACCTACTGCTGTCGGGAAGGG ACTGGAATACTCTAATTGTGGGAAAGCTTTCTCCATGGATTCGTCCAGACTCAAAAGTGGAGAAAATCCGCAGGAATTCGGAGGCG GCCATGTTACAGGAGCTGAATTTTGGGGCATATCTGGGTCTTCCAGCTTTCCTGTTGCCTCTCAATCAGGATGATAACACTAACCTGGCCAGAGTTTTGACCAACCATATCCACACTGGTCACCACTCCTCCATG TTCTGGATGCGAGTACCCTTGGTGGCACCGGAGGACCTGCGGGATGATATAATCGAGAATGTACCAACTGCACACACAGAGGACTACAGTGGGGAAGAGAAGACATGGATGTG GTGGCACAACTTCCGGACCTTGTGTGACTATAGTAAGAGGATTGCAGTGG CTCTTGAAATTGGGGCTGATCTCCCATCTAATCATGTCATTGATCGTTGGCTTGGGGAGCCCATCAAAGCAGCCATTCTCCCCACCAGCATTTTCCTGACTAATAAGAAGGGATTTCCCGTTCTTTCTAAGATGCACCAGAGGCTGATCTTCCGACTCCTCAAG CTGGAAGTACAGTTCATCATCACAGGCACCAACCACCACTCAGAGAAGGAGTTCTGTTCCTACCTCCAGTACTTGGAATACTTGAGCCAGAACCGTCCTCCACCCAATGCCTATGAGCTCTTTGCCAAGGGCTATGAAGACTATCTGCAGTCCCCACTCCAG CCACTGATGGACAATCTGGAATCTCAGACATATGAAGTTTTTGAAAAAGACCACATCAAATATTCTCAGTACCAGCAG GCCATCTATAAATGTCTGCTGGACCGGGtgccagaagaagagaaagatacCAATGTCCA GGTGCTGATGGTGCTGGGAGCAGGCCGGGGCCCTCTGGTGAATGCTTCCCTGCGGGCAGCCAAGCAGGCTGACCGGCGGATAAAGCTGTATGCTGTGGAGAAAAACCCAAATGCCGTGGTGAC GCTAGAGAACTGGCAGTTTGAAGAATGGGGAAGTCAGGTGACAGTAGTCTCATCGGACATGCGGGAATGGGTGGCTCCAGAGAAAGCAGACATCATTGTCAGTGAACTTCTGGGTTCCTTTGCTGACAATGAACTGTCACCTGAGTGCCTGGATGGAGCCCAGCATTTCCTAAAAG ATGATGGTGTGAGCATCCCTGGGGAGTACACCTCCTTCCTGGCTCCCATCTCTTCCTCTAAGCTGTACAATGAGGTCCGAGCCTGTCGGGAAAAGGACCGTGACCCTGAG GCCCAGTTTGAGATGCCCTATGTGGTGCGGCTGCACAACTTCCACCAGCTCTCTGCGCCCCAGCCCTGTTTCACTTTCAGCCATCCTAACAGAG ATCCTATGGTTGATAACAACCGCTACTGCACCTTGCAGTTTCCTGTGGAGGTGAACACAGTACTGCATGGCTTTGCAGGCTACTTTGAGACTGTGCTTTATCAGGACATCACTCTGA GTATCCGTCCAGAGACTCACTCTCCTGGGATGTTCTCTTGGTTTCCCATTCTCTTCCCCATTAAG CAGCCCATTACGGTGCGTGAAGGTCAGACCATCTGTTTGCGTTTCTGGCGATGCAGCAATTCCAAGAAGGTGTGGTATGAGTGGGCTGTGACAGCGCCAGTCTGTTCAGCTATCCACAACCCCACAGGCCGCTCATACACCATTGGCCTCTAG
- the RBM23 gene encoding probable RNA-binding protein 23 isoform X2 — translation MLKEEKNMRFLYIDVLLSGSGTVASDDFDIVIEAMLEAPYKKEEDEQQGKEVKKDNASNTTNSTSCTGNNGSGTNGSSINGETSKKKRSRSHSRSRVRKHSHSRDRDWHRRRSSRSRDRQHRHRSWSWDRRRSSESRSRDWRHEDCVHYRSLPLATGCRYGHSRSPHFREKSPVREPVDNLSPEERDARTVFCMQLAARIQPRDLGDFFSAVGKVRDVRIISDRNSRRSKGIAYVEFCEIQSVPLAIGLTGQRLLGVPIIVQASQAEKNRLAAMANNLQKGSGGPVRLYVGSLHFNITEDMLRGIFEPFGKIDNIVLMKDSDTGRSKGYGFITLHPPPLGTV, via the exons ATgctgaaagaggagaaaaatatgaggTTCTTATATATTGATGTCCTCCTCTCAGGTTCTGGCACAGTGGCATCTGATGACTTTGATATAGTGATTGAAGCCATGTTGGAGGCTCCCTACAAAAAAGAGGAG GATGAGCAGCAAGGGAAAGAAGTTAAAAAGGACAACGCTAGCAATACCACTAACAGCACCAGCTGCACTGGCAACAATGGTAGTGGTACCAATGGAAGCAGCATCAATGGGGAGACAAGCAA AAAGAAGAGGAGTCGGAGCCATAGTAGAAGCAGGGTTAGAAAGCACAG TCATAGTCGAGACCGAGATTGGCATAGACGGAGAAGCAGCCGAAGTCGGGATAGACAGCATCGCCACCGCAGCTGGAGCTGGGATCGTCGACGTAGTAGTGAGTCACGAAGTCGGGACTGGCGGCATGAGGATTGTGTGCACTACAGGAGTCTACCACTTGCCACTGG GTGTAGGTATGGACACAGCAGGAGTCCTCATTTCAGAGAGAAGAGCCCCGTCAG GGAGCCAGTAGATAACCTGAGTCCTGAGGAGCGTGATGCCCGCACAGTTTTTTGTATGCAATTGGCTGCCCGCATTCAGCCTCGAGACTTAGGGGACTTTTTCTCCGCTGTTGGCAAG GTCCGTGATGTACGTATCATCTCAGATCGGAACTCACGTCGTTCTAAAGGCATTGCCTATGTGGAATTTTGTGAAATTCAGTCTGTGCCTCTGGCCATTGGGCTGACTGGGCAGCGGCTACTGGGAGTGCCTATCATTGTACAGGCCTCACAG GCTGAGAAAAACCGACTGGCAGCCATGGCTAACAACCTGCAGAAGGGCAGTGGTGGGCCAGTGCGCCTCTACGTGGGCTCTCTGCACTTCAATATCACTGAGGACATGCTCCGGGGCATCTTTGAGCCCTTTGGCAAA ATTGATAATATTGTCCTGATGAAGGACTCAGATACGGGCCGCTCTAAAGGTTATGGTTTCATTACG CTTCATCCTCCTCCTTTAGGAACTGTCTAA
- the RBM23 gene encoding probable RNA-binding protein 23 isoform X1, whose protein sequence is MGFLPFVHLCSFFAQWNHLCSFFAQWNLCVCHLVLVAFSWCTPQDEQQGKEVKKDNASNTTNSTSCTGNNGSGTNGSSINGETSKKKRSRSHSRSRVRKHSHSRDRDWHRRRSSRSRDRQHRHRSWSWDRRRSSESRSRDWRHEDCVHYRSLPLATGYQLLLIRITCVIIWAKHQIVFCTMPKSAFNSLDRIPSYWRDRVKSSHMRCRYGHSRSPHFREKSPVREPVDNLSPEERDARTVFCMQLAARIQPRDLGDFFSAVGKVRDVRIISDRNSRRSKGIAYVEFCEIQSVPLAIGLTGQRLLGVPIIVQASQAEKNRLAAMANNLQKGSGGPVRLYVGSLHFNITEDMLRGIFEPFGKIDNIVLMKDSDTGRSKGYGFITLHPPPLGTV, encoded by the exons ATGGGCTTTCTTCCCTTTGTtcacctttgttctttttttgccCAATGGAAtcacctttgttctttttttgccCAATGGAATCTGTGTGTCTGTCACCTTGTGCTTGTGGCATTTTCCTGGTGTACCCCTCAGGATGAGCAGCAAGGGAAAGAAGTTAAAAAGGACAACGCTAGCAATACCACTAACAGCACCAGCTGCACTGGCAACAATGGTAGTGGTACCAATGGAAGCAGCATCAATGGGGAGACAAGCAA AAAGAAGAGGAGTCGGAGCCATAGTAGAAGCAGGGTTAGAAAGCACAG TCATAGTCGAGACCGAGATTGGCATAGACGGAGAAGCAGCCGAAGTCGGGATAGACAGCATCGCCACCGCAGCTGGAGCTGGGATCGTCGACGTAGTAGTGAGTCACGAAGTCGGGACTGGCGGCATGAGGATTGTGTGCACTACAGGAGTCTACCACTTGCCACTGGGTATCAGCTTTTGCTAATAAGAATCACTTGTGTTATAATCTGGGCAAAACACCAAATTGTATTCTGTACCATGCCCAAGAGTGCTTTTAACTCATTGGACAGGATACCCAGTTACTGGAGGGATCGTGTTAAGAGTTCACATATGAG GTGTAGGTATGGACACAGCAGGAGTCCTCATTTCAGAGAGAAGAGCCCCGTCAG GGAGCCAGTAGATAACCTGAGTCCTGAGGAGCGTGATGCCCGCACAGTTTTTTGTATGCAATTGGCTGCCCGCATTCAGCCTCGAGACTTAGGGGACTTTTTCTCCGCTGTTGGCAAG GTCCGTGATGTACGTATCATCTCAGATCGGAACTCACGTCGTTCTAAAGGCATTGCCTATGTGGAATTTTGTGAAATTCAGTCTGTGCCTCTGGCCATTGGGCTGACTGGGCAGCGGCTACTGGGAGTGCCTATCATTGTACAGGCCTCACAG GCTGAGAAAAACCGACTGGCAGCCATGGCTAACAACCTGCAGAAGGGCAGTGGTGGGCCAGTGCGCCTCTACGTGGGCTCTCTGCACTTCAATATCACTGAGGACATGCTCCGGGGCATCTTTGAGCCCTTTGGCAAA ATTGATAATATTGTCCTGATGAAGGACTCAGATACGGGCCGCTCTAAAGGTTATGGTTTCATTACG CTTCATCCTCCTCCTTTAGGAACTGTCTAA